Proteins from a genomic interval of Dendropsophus ebraccatus isolate aDenEbr1 chromosome 6, aDenEbr1.pat, whole genome shotgun sequence:
- the LOC138795806 gene encoding phospholipid scramblase 2-like, which yields MEMKDGNYGQNPAGMNPGPGYQAQGYAPVNYPGPGYPPQGMPGGMPGPYGYAQAPAGAYQGPPGQPNYGPPVQNQPMGPGGPQSAWMPAPPADPNCPPGLEYLCQIDQLLVHQQVELLEAFTGFETNNKYEIKNSMGQRVYFAAEENDCCTRNFCGAARSFSMTIVDNASREVIRLIRPYRCSACCFPCCLQKMEVQAPPGQIVGYIKQNWHPCLPKFTIQNDREEDIFKLHGPCIPCSCCSDVNFELKSLDESSVLGKVSKQWSGAVKEYFTDADNFGVQFPMDLDVKIKAVILGATFLIDFMFFEKSGDKN from the exons ATGGAAATGAAAG ATGGGAACTATGGACAAAACCCAGCTGGGATGAACCCAGGTCCAGGCTACCAAGCTCAAGGATATGCACCCGTGAATTATCCTGGTCCTGGATACCCACCTCAAGGCATGCCAGGCGGCATGCCAGGTCCTTATGGATATGCACAGGCCCCAGCTGGAGCATATCAAG GTCCCCCAGGCCAGCCTAACTATGGTCCTCCTGTTCAAAACCAGCCTATGGGTCCAGGTGGCCCACAGTCTGCATGGATGCCAGCACCTCCAGCGGATCCCAACTGTCCACCGGGATTGGAATATCTGTGTCAG ATAGACCAACTTCTTGTCCATCAACAAGTGGAGCTACTGGAAG CTTTTACCGGCTTTGAAACAAATAACAAATATGAAATCAAGAATAGCATGGGTCAGAGAGTATACTTTGCTGCTGAAGAGAATGATTGCTGTACTCGGAACTTTTGTGGAGCTGCTCGGTCATTTTCTATGACGATTGTCGATAATGCCAGCCGGGAGGTTATTCGGCTCATCCGACCTTACCGATGCTCTGCATGTTGTTTCCCCTGCTGTCTGCAGAAA ATGGAAGTGCAGGCCCCTCCTGGACAGATTGTTGGCTACATAAAACAGAACTGGCACCCATGTCTACCCAAGTTTACTATACAAAATGATAGAGAAGAAGATATCTTCAAATTGCATGGACCTTGCATCCCGTGTAGTTGCTGCTCAGATGTGAACTTTGAG CTGAAGTCACTTGATGAGTCCTCTGTACTTGGAAAGGTTTCAAAACAATGGTCTGGGGCTGTGAAGGAGTATTTTACAGATGCTGACAACTTTGGCGTTCAGTTCCCAATGGATCTTGATGTAAAGATCAAAGCCGTCATTCTTGGTGCCACCTTCCTTATT gATTTCATGTTTTTCGAAAAATCAGGAGACAAAAATTAG